From a region of the Streptomyces sp. NBC_01454 genome:
- a CDS encoding Cgl0159 family (beta/alpha)8-fold protein: protein MTPRISDLATLRARHPEAVAEAAARRTRRPLLGDRGRLMIVAADHPARGALAVGDRQLAMANRFDLLERLVLALSRPGVDGVLATADILEDLLLIGALEGKVVMGSMNRGGIAGASFEMDDRFTGHRPQDLARLRFDAGKLLLRIDYADPGSLTTLETTARAIDAMAERQLPVFVEPFLSSRIEGKVRNDLGAEAVTHSVAIASGLGGTSAYTWLKLPVTDDPEAMARVCETTTLPTVLLGGDIGSTVRDQEAVYEKWRKALRLPTVQGLVVGRSLLYPADGDVVAAVDTAVGLL, encoded by the coding sequence TTGACTCCTCGGATCAGTGACCTCGCGACGCTGCGGGCCCGGCACCCCGAAGCCGTCGCGGAGGCCGCCGCGCGCCGCACCCGTCGCCCGCTCCTCGGCGACCGAGGCCGGCTGATGATCGTCGCCGCCGACCACCCGGCCCGCGGCGCGCTCGCCGTCGGTGACCGGCAGCTCGCCATGGCCAACCGCTTCGACCTGCTGGAACGTCTGGTGCTCGCGCTGTCGCGGCCCGGCGTGGACGGGGTGCTCGCCACCGCCGACATCCTGGAGGACCTGCTGCTGATCGGCGCCCTGGAGGGCAAGGTCGTGATGGGTTCGATGAACCGCGGCGGCATCGCGGGCGCCTCCTTCGAGATGGACGACCGCTTCACCGGCCACCGGCCGCAGGACCTCGCCCGGCTCCGCTTCGACGCCGGCAAGCTGCTGCTGCGCATCGACTACGCCGACCCCGGCTCGCTCACCACGCTGGAGACCACCGCCCGCGCCATCGACGCGATGGCCGAGCGGCAACTGCCCGTCTTCGTCGAGCCGTTCCTCTCCTCCCGGATAGAGGGCAAGGTCCGCAACGACCTCGGGGCCGAGGCCGTCACCCACTCCGTGGCCATCGCCTCCGGCCTCGGCGGCACCTCCGCCTACACCTGGCTCAAGCTGCCGGTCACCGACGACCCCGAGGCGATGGCCCGGGTCTGCGAGACCACCACGCTGCCGACCGTGCTGCTCGGCGGCGACATCGGCAGCACCGTCCGGGACCAGGAAGCCGTCTACGAGAAGTGGCGCAAGGCGCTGCGGCTGCCGACGGTGCAGGGGCTGGTCGTGGGCCGCTCGCTGCTCTACCCCGCCGACGGGGACGTCGTCGCCGCCGTGGACACCGCCGTGGGCCTGCTGTGA
- the iolB gene encoding 5-deoxy-glucuronate isomerase codes for MGTEFHLKADDAHTAAAGPYVLDIDPERAGWGHSSLRVLALPSGGHHSFATGDSEWIVLPLSGGCTVLTDDGDVFELAGRESVFSGVTDFAYVPRDAHVQIATGAGGRFALTGARCERRLPARYGPASGVPVELRGTGSCSRQVNNFGAAGTFECDRLIAVEVLTPGGNWSSYPPHKHDECRPGEESELEEIYYFEIEPAHGTDGVGYQRVSPSGHGRGTDVLAEVRSGDAVLIPDGWHGPSIAAPGHAMYYLNVMAGPGETREWLICDHPDHGWIRGTWPDQPVDPRLPLYEAPAGDAR; via the coding sequence ATGGGTACTGAATTCCATCTGAAGGCCGACGACGCCCACACCGCCGCTGCGGGCCCGTACGTGCTGGACATCGACCCCGAGCGGGCCGGCTGGGGCCACTCCTCGCTGCGCGTCCTCGCACTGCCGTCCGGGGGCCATCACTCCTTCGCCACCGGCGACAGCGAGTGGATCGTGCTGCCGCTGTCCGGCGGCTGCACGGTGCTGACCGATGACGGCGACGTCTTCGAACTCGCCGGGCGGGAGAGCGTGTTCAGCGGTGTCACCGACTTCGCGTACGTACCGCGCGACGCGCACGTCCAGATCGCCACCGGCGCCGGCGGCCGGTTCGCGCTCACCGGTGCCCGCTGTGAGCGGCGGCTGCCCGCCCGGTACGGTCCGGCCTCCGGCGTCCCCGTGGAGCTGCGCGGCACCGGCAGCTGCTCCCGCCAGGTCAACAACTTCGGTGCGGCCGGCACCTTCGAGTGCGACCGGCTGATCGCGGTGGAGGTGCTCACCCCCGGCGGCAACTGGTCCTCCTACCCGCCGCACAAGCACGACGAGTGCCGCCCGGGGGAGGAGTCCGAGCTGGAGGAGATCTACTACTTCGAGATCGAGCCGGCGCACGGCACGGACGGCGTCGGCTATCAGCGGGTCAGCCCGTCGGGGCACGGCCGCGGCACGGATGTGCTCGCCGAGGTCCGCAGCGGCGACGCCGTCCTGATTCCCGACGGCTGGCACGGACCGTCCATCGCCGCCCCCGGCCACGCCATGTACTACCTCAATGTGATGGCCGGCCCGGGCGAGACCCGGGAGTGGCTGATCTGCGATCACCCCGACCACGGCTGGATCCGCGGCACCTGGCCCGATCAGCCGGTCGACCCCCGCCTCCCCCTCTACGAAGCGCCCGCAGGAGACGCCCGATGA